In a genomic window of Halostella litorea:
- a CDS encoding glycosyltransferase, whose protein sequence is MADGGDPAVSFVVPAKGEAAYLPAALDGIAAQDTDREYETVVVVGGPRDGTAEVAAERGARVYRQSTSGIGNARHLGACHARGDWLAFVDADTVPRPGYVESMLDFVAGEGLAAASSRCRITGPLRAKPMEWTINHLFPRLSRPVLPGFNCFVDAATYREAGGFPAVPNEDTAFSRRLGRLAETGYCPAVLVETSGRRIADSGLTGTLYHYLRLDWGRLTADY, encoded by the coding sequence ATGGCCGACGGAGGCGACCCCGCCGTGAGCTTCGTCGTCCCGGCCAAGGGGGAGGCGGCCTACCTGCCGGCGGCGCTCGACGGCATCGCGGCACAGGACACCGACCGCGAGTACGAGACGGTCGTCGTGGTGGGCGGCCCCCGCGACGGCACCGCCGAGGTGGCCGCCGAGCGCGGCGCGCGGGTGTACCGCCAGTCGACCAGCGGCATCGGCAACGCGCGCCACCTGGGGGCGTGCCACGCGCGGGGCGACTGGCTCGCGTTCGTCGACGCCGATACCGTCCCCCGGCCGGGCTACGTCGAGTCGATGCTCGACTTCGTCGCGGGCGAGGGGCTGGCCGCCGCCTCCTCGCGCTGTCGGATAACCGGGCCGCTGCGGGCGAAGCCGATGGAGTGGACGATAAACCACCTGTTTCCGCGGCTGTCGCGGCCGGTCCTGCCCGGTTTCAACTGCTTCGTGGACGCGGCGACGTACCGCGAGGCGGGCGGGTTCCCGGCCGTCCCCAACGAGGACACGGCGTTCAGCCGGCGGCTCGGGCGGCTGGCCGAGACGGGTTACTGCCCGGCCGTGCTGGTCGAGACCTCCGGCCGGCGGATCGCGGACTCGGGGCTGACGGGGACGCTGTACCACTACCTCCGGCTCGACTGGGGGCGGCTGACCGCCGACTACTGA
- a CDS encoding twin-arginine translocation signal domain-containing protein, with product MTSTRRRFLATAGTATTAALAGCADLWSREAEAPSFDADALRAVAALPSPDLPEALPVPPAAEYRASARDHAETLLDAVPDPLTADDVPNEVVRDHVAGEREGARSALDSAADAATPTAALGTLRTARCRAANAEATYAAARDGRTREDALAGREAVRSTLDDLRGRLAHEGDDPVATLLTDATVEHYARRAGEMLDRATETNESGALAVGEAAQRVEWARSFAADGAHVRDRFAAAQTAPRAWDGRFADVARALAADARSRFDDIPDGYAEDPDGEFGRDIADTPAEDLVSEAYSGARYAVESLGDPAERPASAALDGCRADRELRAFERVREAVDDGAYDTPEGGAAVRTAKLDAVEAVERARAGDHLTRRVLSAAAFELRGGDQCLVRYGEVQDDVGSVSWAVAYYGYATARAEAVPGAVARIEGLLRGERPRDPHD from the coding sequence ATGACGAGCACCCGCCGCCGGTTCCTCGCGACCGCGGGGACCGCCACGACGGCCGCGCTCGCCGGGTGTGCCGACCTCTGGAGCCGCGAGGCCGAGGCCCCGTCGTTCGACGCCGACGCGCTCCGGGCGGTGGCGGCGCTCCCGTCGCCGGACCTCCCGGAGGCGCTACCGGTCCCGCCGGCCGCCGAGTACCGCGCGTCGGCGCGTGACCACGCGGAGACGCTGCTCGACGCGGTCCCCGACCCGCTCACCGCCGACGACGTGCCCAACGAGGTGGTCCGGGACCACGTCGCCGGGGAGCGGGAGGGCGCGCGGTCGGCCCTCGACAGCGCCGCGGACGCGGCGACGCCGACGGCGGCGCTCGGGACCCTCCGGACGGCGCGTTGCCGCGCGGCGAACGCCGAGGCGACGTACGCGGCCGCCCGGGACGGACGCACCCGCGAGGACGCGCTGGCGGGCCGCGAAGCGGTCCGCTCCACCCTCGACGACCTCCGGGGGCGACTGGCCCACGAGGGCGACGACCCGGTGGCGACCCTGCTCACGGACGCCACCGTCGAGCACTACGCCCGCCGGGCCGGGGAGATGCTCGACCGCGCGACCGAGACGAACGAGAGCGGCGCGCTCGCGGTCGGCGAGGCGGCCCAGCGCGTCGAGTGGGCGCGGTCGTTCGCCGCCGACGGGGCGCACGTCCGCGACCGCTTCGCGGCGGCCCAGACGGCCCCACGGGCGTGGGACGGCCGCTTCGCCGACGTCGCCCGCGCGCTCGCCGCGGACGCCCGGTCCCGCTTCGACGACATCCCGGACGGGTACGCCGAGGACCCGGACGGCGAGTTCGGCCGCGACATCGCCGACACCCCCGCCGAAGACCTCGTCTCGGAGGCGTACAGCGGGGCGCGGTACGCGGTCGAGTCGCTCGGGGACCCCGCCGAGCGCCCGGCCAGCGCCGCCCTCGACGGCTGCCGGGCCGACCGCGAACTGCGCGCGTTCGAGCGCGTCCGCGAGGCGGTCGACGACGGAGCGTACGACACCCCCGAGGGGGGCGCCGCGGTCCGGACGGCGAAACTCGACGCCGTCGAGGCGGTCGAGCGGGCGCGCGCCGGCGACCACCTCACGCGGCGCGTGCTCTCGGCGGCGGCGTTCGAACTCCGCGGCGGCGACCAGTGTCTCGTCCGGTACGGGGAGGTACAGGACGACGTCGGCAGCGTCTCCTGGGCCGTCGCCTACTACGGCTACGCGACCGCGCGGGCCGAGGCCGTCCCCGGCGCGGTTGCCCGGATCGAGGGGCTGCTCCGCGGGGAACGGCCGCGCGACCCCCACGACTAA
- a CDS encoding deoxyhypusine synthase — protein sequence MTEDHEDPEREEFAHDPVAHAEARAGMTVDDLVAEYGNAGIGATALHEAVDVYAEMIGSDDVTNFFGLAGAMVPAGMRRIVADLIRDGHIDALVTTGANLTHDAIEAIGGKHHHGRDEQPGKSMRDHDEQLRDEEVDRIYNVYLPQEHFALFEDHLRSRVFPECEGTVSIRELTAELGRANAAVNEAEGIDEGAGIAAAASEHDVPIYCPAIQDSVLGLQAWMYSQTSDFSLDALGDMTPLTDLAFDADRAGAMVVGGGVPKNFVLQTMLVAPSAYDFAVQLTMDPPNTGGLSGATLDEARSWGKIEKAGRNASVYADATITLPLVVAAARERVGE from the coding sequence ATGACCGAGGACCACGAGGACCCGGAGCGCGAGGAGTTCGCCCACGACCCGGTCGCCCACGCCGAGGCGCGGGCCGGGATGACCGTGGACGACCTCGTCGCGGAGTACGGGAACGCCGGCATCGGCGCGACGGCGCTCCACGAGGCAGTCGACGTGTACGCCGAGATGATCGGGTCGGACGACGTCACCAACTTCTTCGGGCTGGCCGGGGCGATGGTGCCCGCGGGGATGCGCCGGATCGTCGCGGACCTGATCCGGGACGGGCACATCGACGCGCTGGTGACGACCGGCGCGAACCTCACCCACGACGCCATCGAGGCCATCGGCGGGAAACACCACCACGGCCGCGACGAGCAGCCGGGCAAGTCGATGCGCGACCACGACGAGCAGCTCCGCGACGAGGAGGTCGACCGCATCTACAACGTCTACCTCCCCCAGGAGCACTTCGCGCTGTTCGAGGACCACCTCCGCTCGCGGGTGTTCCCAGAGTGCGAGGGGACGGTGAGTATCCGGGAACTCACCGCCGAACTCGGCCGCGCGAACGCCGCCGTCAACGAGGCGGAGGGGATCGACGAGGGCGCGGGCATCGCTGCGGCCGCCTCCGAGCACGACGTGCCGATCTACTGCCCCGCGATACAGGACTCCGTGCTCGGCCTGCAGGCGTGGATGTACTCCCAGACGAGTGACTTCTCGCTGGACGCGCTCGGGGACATGACGCCGCTGACGGACCTCGCGTTCGACGCCGACCGCGCCGGCGCGATGGTCGTCGGCGGCGGCGTCCCGAAGAACTTCGTGCTCCAGACGATGCTGGTCGCCCCTTCGGCGTACGACTTCGCGGTCCAGCTGACGATGGACCCGCCCAACACCGGCGGGCTCTCCGGCGCGACGCTGGACGAGGCCCGCTCGTGGGGGAAAATCGAGAAGGCCGGCCGCAACGCCAGCGTGTACGCCGACGCGACGATCACGCTCCCGCTGGTCGTCGCGGCCGCCCGCGAGCGCGTCGGCGAGTAG
- a CDS encoding glycoside hydrolase 5 family protein, giving the protein MADKAPEPEAENSERVFDRELRRRAYLGSIVTTSAMLAGCSAFSDDSDAPTDTPGPTAGTTTPESTATGTTEPTSTETAEPSSTETTTQAPDPVISELRVKTDTVRQTRPATIGVEVANEGTAAVTVRVKLTVAGSDAGLQEVDLSAGNSREISMDLMVPQVGDHELSATVSVGYEEYDRATTVLSVERYPTSFVGTDGTDFTVDGSSFRYRGVNLNNLSVKRWGTEHVDALLDYVAEHDVSVVRTWFFPPGWTGTQVHLGPDEFDDSWFDHFDYIVLAAKRRGIRLVLPLLMNWYGPDLAPSPAAYADWSSTADSHNEFFDDEQANAYYHNYIERFLTRENQLTGLSYHEDPTIMAWEVGNEVEYLDDRRGESLADWYDSAARHIRSLDDHHLIGTGMHGATGDVYESWNRRNAYVETHQSDAIDVCSFHEYPVARHGDSTTVRSAEEFGEYVRSHVRKAHEEVGKPAYLGEFGVVVDPEDDLPLSQRNELFKTANRVGREAGLGGIQYWYPELSSWDGDERTRTENPLGIFAEDTSTWEVIENGIGSGESATAKTANTR; this is encoded by the coding sequence ATGGCAGACAAGGCTCCTGAACCGGAGGCAGAAAATAGCGAACGGGTTTTCGATAGAGAATTGCGCCGAAGGGCCTACCTCGGGAGCATCGTTACTACCAGTGCCATGTTAGCCGGGTGTTCAGCGTTTAGTGATGATAGTGATGCACCGACGGATACTCCGGGCCCCACGGCGGGAACTACGACGCCGGAGTCGACAGCGACCGGCACAACCGAACCAACTTCGACTGAGACGGCCGAGCCATCCTCAACCGAAACGACAACACAAGCACCGGACCCCGTCATTTCCGAACTTCGCGTCAAGACAGACACCGTTCGCCAGACACGGCCAGCAACGATCGGTGTCGAGGTCGCAAACGAGGGAACAGCGGCCGTGACCGTCCGCGTCAAGCTCACAGTCGCCGGCAGCGATGCCGGGCTCCAGGAGGTAGACCTCTCCGCCGGTAACTCCCGCGAGATATCGATGGATCTCATGGTCCCACAGGTCGGCGATCACGAACTCTCTGCGACGGTCTCAGTCGGCTACGAAGAGTACGACCGGGCAACAACCGTACTCAGTGTCGAGCGATACCCGACGTCTTTCGTAGGGACCGACGGCACCGACTTCACGGTTGATGGATCGAGCTTCCGATACAGGGGAGTGAACCTTAACAACCTCTCGGTCAAGCGTTGGGGTACCGAGCACGTGGACGCGCTTCTGGATTACGTCGCCGAACACGATGTGTCCGTCGTCCGAACGTGGTTCTTTCCGCCGGGATGGACCGGGACGCAGGTCCACCTGGGCCCCGACGAGTTCGACGACAGCTGGTTCGACCACTTCGACTACATAGTCTTGGCGGCCAAGCGGCGCGGCATCCGACTAGTGTTGCCACTGTTGATGAACTGGTACGGACCAGACCTCGCCCCCAGCCCTGCAGCGTATGCCGACTGGTCGTCGACGGCCGACAGCCACAACGAATTTTTCGACGACGAGCAGGCCAACGCCTATTACCACAACTACATCGAGCGGTTCCTGACACGTGAGAACCAACTTACGGGGCTCTCGTACCACGAGGATCCCACTATCATGGCCTGGGAGGTAGGAAACGAGGTGGAGTATCTCGACGACCGTAGAGGCGAGTCCCTCGCCGACTGGTACGATAGTGCTGCCCGTCACATCCGATCGCTGGACGACCACCACCTCATCGGTACGGGAATGCACGGGGCAACCGGCGACGTTTACGAGTCGTGGAATCGCCGCAATGCGTACGTTGAGACCCACCAGTCGGACGCCATAGACGTCTGCTCGTTCCATGAGTACCCGGTTGCACGCCACGGCGATAGCACAACCGTCCGTTCCGCAGAAGAGTTTGGCGAGTACGTTCGTTCGCACGTCCGGAAGGCCCACGAGGAGGTAGGCAAGCCGGCGTACTTGGGGGAGTTCGGTGTGGTCGTCGATCCGGAAGACGATCTGCCGCTTTCCCAGCGAAACGAGCTGTTCAAGACGGCGAACCGGGTCGGTCGTGAAGCGGGACTGGGCGGCATCCAGTACTGGTATCCCGAGCTGTCGTCATGGGACGGCGATGAGCGAACCCGTACGGAGAACCCACTGGGAATCTTCGCGGAGGACACGTCCACCTGGGAGGTCATAGAGAACGGTATCGGATCAGGAGAGTCGGCTACTGCAAAGACAGCGAATACGCGATGA
- a CDS encoding ABC transporter ATP-binding protein: MSTDRTIDADAIEEYRERVDNPIWQLFRRYGRGSRRWFAVGLLASVLARFLSLVPPVVLGTALDAVFRDDEPFELPLVPAGWLPDTAWAQFEFSVAAMTVAMVGAALLNFVRQSTLNLFSHRVKHEVRTATYQRMQRLDMSFFNEVQTGELMSILSNDTNRLEQFLDDMMSQAIQLGVLLLGTAVVLVWINRQLAVVTLFVIPVAGLFTYWFMRLAEDRYADVRSSVGDLNSRLENNLNGIEVIKASNTEDYEDERVREHSYRYFRLDWLALRLNFIYRPGLQALTAVAFVATFVVGGVWLLRGPPGPFTGGLSAGDLVIFLLLTQRLVEPLAQMGNIVDRYEDARASTKRILGLMDLPTGVDESPDAVELDDVDGRVEYDDVTFGYDESPVLRDVDFAVEPGETVGLVGPTGAGKTTVVKLLLRLYDVDEGAVRVDGHDVRDVTVESLRDAMGYVGQENFLFDGTVRENIRYGEFEASDEAVVEAAKRAEAHEFITNMSEGYDTDIGERGVKLSGGQRQRVAIARTILQRPSILIFDEATSAVDTETELLIQRSIDDLAADRTTFVIAHRLSTVRDADTILVVEDGEIVERGTHDELIDADGLYANLWRVQAGELGDLPAEFVERASERVAGGAVDAGED; encoded by the coding sequence GTGAGCACGGACCGGACGATAGACGCCGACGCGATAGAGGAGTACCGGGAGCGGGTGGACAACCCGATCTGGCAGCTGTTCCGGCGCTACGGCCGCGGGAGCCGCCGTTGGTTCGCCGTCGGCCTGCTGGCGAGCGTGCTGGCGCGCTTTCTCTCGCTGGTCCCGCCGGTCGTCCTCGGCACCGCGCTGGACGCGGTGTTCCGGGACGACGAGCCGTTCGAACTGCCGCTCGTCCCGGCGGGGTGGCTGCCCGACACGGCGTGGGCGCAGTTCGAGTTCTCCGTCGCCGCGATGACCGTGGCGATGGTCGGGGCGGCGCTGCTCAACTTCGTCCGGCAGTCGACGCTCAACCTCTTCTCCCACCGCGTGAAACACGAGGTGCGGACGGCGACCTACCAGCGGATGCAGCGCCTCGACATGAGCTTCTTCAACGAGGTGCAGACGGGCGAACTCATGTCGATCCTCTCGAACGACACGAACCGGCTGGAGCAGTTCCTGGACGACATGATGAGCCAGGCCATTCAACTGGGCGTGCTCCTGCTCGGGACGGCCGTCGTGCTCGTCTGGATCAACCGCCAGCTCGCGGTCGTGACGCTGTTTGTCATCCCGGTCGCCGGGCTGTTCACCTACTGGTTCATGCGGCTGGCCGAGGACCGCTACGCCGACGTCCGGAGCTCCGTCGGCGACCTGAACAGCCGCTTGGAGAACAACCTGAACGGCATCGAGGTGATCAAGGCGAGCAACACGGAGGACTACGAGGACGAGCGCGTCCGCGAGCACTCCTACCGCTACTTCCGGCTGGACTGGCTCGCCCTGCGGCTGAACTTCATATATCGCCCCGGGCTGCAGGCGCTGACGGCCGTCGCATTCGTCGCGACGTTCGTCGTCGGCGGCGTCTGGCTCCTGCGGGGGCCGCCGGGGCCCTTTACCGGCGGGCTGAGTGCCGGCGACCTCGTCATCTTCCTGTTGCTCACCCAGCGACTCGTCGAGCCCCTCGCCCAGATGGGCAACATCGTGGACCGCTACGAGGACGCCCGCGCCTCGACCAAGCGCATCCTCGGGCTGATGGACCTGCCGACCGGCGTCGATGAATCCCCCGACGCCGTCGAACTCGACGACGTGGACGGCCGCGTCGAGTACGACGACGTGACCTTCGGCTACGACGAGTCGCCCGTCCTGCGGGACGTCGACTTCGCGGTCGAACCCGGCGAGACGGTGGGGCTGGTCGGGCCGACCGGCGCGGGCAAGACGACGGTCGTGAAGCTCCTGCTCCGGCTGTACGACGTCGACGAGGGCGCGGTGCGGGTCGACGGCCACGACGTCCGCGACGTGACCGTCGAGAGCCTCCGGGACGCGATGGGCTACGTCGGACAGGAGAACTTCCTGTTCGACGGTACGGTGCGCGAGAACATCCGCTACGGCGAGTTCGAGGCGAGCGACGAGGCCGTCGTCGAGGCCGCGAAGCGCGCGGAGGCCCACGAGTTCATCACCAACATGTCGGAGGGGTACGACACCGACATCGGCGAGCGCGGCGTGAAGCTGTCGGGCGGCCAGCGCCAGCGCGTCGCCATCGCGCGCACCATCCTCCAGCGCCCGTCGATCCTGATCTTCGACGAGGCCACGTCCGCGGTCGACACGGAGACGGAACTGCTGATCCAGCGCTCCATCGACGACCTCGCGGCCGACCGGACGACGTTCGTCATCGCCCACCGGCTCTCGACGGTGCGGGACGCCGACACGATCCTCGTCGTCGAGGACGGCGAGATAGTCGAGCGGGGCACCCACGACGAACTCATCGACGCGGACGGCCTCTACGCCAACCTCTGGCGGGTGCAGGCCGGCGAGCTCGGCGACCTCCCGGCGGAGTTCGTCGAGCGGGCCAGCGAGCGCGTCGCGGGGGGCGCGGTCGACGCCGGCGAGGACTGA
- a CDS encoding translation initiation factor eIF-1A: MSEESGRRNLRMPDDDELFAVVTEHNGGNHVRVRCEDGKSRMGRIPGRMKYRTWIEEDDVVLVEPWDWQDEKANIEWRYTGQDADQLRREGHID; the protein is encoded by the coding sequence GTGAGTGAAGAATCAGGGCGTCGGAACCTCCGAATGCCAGACGACGACGAACTGTTCGCCGTGGTGACCGAACACAACGGCGGCAACCACGTACGGGTCCGCTGTGAGGACGGCAAGAGCCGCATGGGCCGGATCCCCGGTCGCATGAAGTACCGGACCTGGATCGAAGAGGACGACGTCGTGCTCGTCGAACCGTGGGACTGGCAGGACGAGAAGGCAAACATCGAGTGGCGCTACACGGGTCAGGACGCCGACCAGCTTCGGCGCGAAGGCCACATCGATTAA
- a CDS encoding nucleoside hydrolase, giving the protein MSSRSTRRLLLDTDTAGDDTQAILLAALSDRVELEGVTICAGNVPFEYEVENAKYTLDLAGVADDVPVYEGAESPLLKEHEYAEYVHGEGGLGGDLFPDTGIESAEEHAVDAIVRTAREHPGEVTLACIAPLTNVALALQREPDLPELLDEVWVMGGAVNDLGNITPAAEYNFWVDPDAARMVLEAFDVTLVDWGIALRDSLFDADTFEEIAAIDTELSDFFVTITSAVREFNAQADRDSLEADVTTQPDSITLASLIEPDLVEAAERYYVEVDDREGMTRGYSMVDELGVTDGEPRTRVVESVDGDRFERMMLDMFRHGDPHYSDRAGES; this is encoded by the coding sequence ATGAGTTCACGTTCAACCCGCCGACTGCTGCTCGATACGGACACCGCCGGCGACGACACGCAGGCGATCCTCCTCGCGGCGCTCTCGGACCGCGTCGAACTGGAGGGCGTGACGATCTGCGCCGGGAACGTCCCGTTCGAGTACGAGGTCGAGAACGCGAAGTACACGCTCGACCTGGCCGGCGTCGCCGACGACGTGCCGGTCTACGAGGGCGCGGAGTCGCCGCTGCTGAAGGAGCACGAGTACGCCGAGTACGTCCACGGCGAGGGCGGCCTCGGCGGCGACCTCTTCCCGGACACCGGCATCGAGTCCGCGGAGGAACACGCCGTCGACGCCATCGTCCGCACCGCCAGGGAGCACCCGGGCGAGGTGACGCTGGCCTGCATCGCGCCGCTGACGAACGTCGCGCTCGCGCTCCAGCGCGAACCCGACCTCCCGGAACTGCTCGACGAGGTGTGGGTCATGGGCGGCGCGGTCAACGACCTCGGCAACATCACGCCCGCCGCGGAGTACAACTTCTGGGTCGACCCCGACGCCGCCCGGATGGTGCTGGAGGCGTTCGACGTGACGCTGGTCGACTGGGGGATCGCGCTCCGGGACTCGCTGTTCGACGCCGACACCTTCGAGGAGATAGCGGCGATAGACACCGAACTGTCGGACTTTTTCGTCACCATCACCAGCGCCGTCCGGGAGTTCAACGCCCAGGCGGACCGAGACTCGCTCGAAGCCGACGTGACGACCCAGCCCGACTCGATCACGCTGGCGTCGCTCATCGAACCCGACCTCGTCGAGGCGGCCGAGCGCTACTACGTCGAGGTCGACGACCGCGAGGGGATGACCCGCGGGTATAGCATGGTCGACGAACTCGGCGTCACCGACGGCGAACCGCGCACCCGCGTCGTCGAATCCGTCGACGGCGACCGGTTCGAGCGGATGATGCTCGACATGTTCCGCCACGGCGACCCGCACTACTCCGACCGCGCCGGGGAGTCGTGA
- a CDS encoding VOC family protein, translating to MSDDSEEIPVTAAKPDSPIHVTGTDHMTLIGSNEEDTVEFYRDLLGMPLVLRQPNLDDPDSTHLFFDTGDGRIITFFVTDDRQSNPQPHRHRAGSVHHLSFSIDPERFADVKQALDEAGHGYNEFDRGIFHSLYTRDHNGLVIELATDKYDVPDDRRGEVLATAQRIRVEDGSDFAEAEHLEAALEELGIDSEPVELPDAPTGAGVE from the coding sequence ATGAGCGACGATTCCGAGGAGATCCCGGTCACCGCAGCGAAGCCGGACAGCCCGATCCACGTCACCGGCACCGACCACATGACGCTTATCGGCAGCAACGAGGAGGACACCGTCGAGTTCTACCGCGACCTGCTGGGCATGCCGCTGGTGCTCCGGCAGCCGAACCTCGACGACCCGGACTCGACGCACCTGTTTTTCGACACCGGCGACGGCCGCATCATCACCTTCTTCGTCACGGACGACCGGCAGTCGAACCCCCAGCCCCACCGCCACCGGGCGGGGTCGGTCCACCACCTCTCCTTCAGCATCGACCCCGAGCGCTTCGCCGACGTGAAGCAGGCGCTGGACGAGGCCGGCCACGGCTACAACGAGTTCGACCGCGGCATCTTCCACTCGCTGTACACGCGCGACCACAACGGGCTGGTCATCGAACTGGCGACCGACAAGTACGACGTGCCCGACGACCGCCGCGGCGAGGTGCTGGCGACGGCCCAGCGGATCCGCGTCGAGGACGGGTCGGACTTCGCCGAGGCCGAGCACCTGGAGGCGGCGCTGGAGGAACTTGGCATCGACAGCGAGCCGGTCGAACTGCCCGACGCGCCGACGGGCGCGGGCGTGGAGTGA
- a CDS encoding DUF4112 domain-containing protein, with protein MAQETLEAEAVETVVGDERAALNRMDLVSTLLDDAVRVPGTEFKVGLDPIVGILPVAGDSVMSLVSLYVVLEAVNLGAPATLVARMLGNVVLDAVIGSIPVLGTVFDAAWKANRRNVRLVERHLDTGQ; from the coding sequence ATGGCACAGGAGACGCTCGAAGCGGAGGCGGTCGAGACGGTCGTGGGCGACGAGCGGGCCGCGCTGAACCGGATGGACCTCGTCAGCACGCTGCTCGACGACGCCGTTCGGGTCCCCGGCACGGAGTTCAAGGTCGGGCTGGACCCCATCGTCGGGATCCTGCCGGTCGCCGGCGACTCCGTGATGTCGCTGGTGTCGCTGTACGTCGTCCTCGAGGCGGTCAACCTCGGCGCACCGGCGACGCTCGTCGCGCGGATGCTTGGAAACGTCGTGCTCGACGCCGTGATCGGGTCGATCCCGGTCCTCGGGACCGTCTTCGATGCGGCGTGGAAGGCGAACCGGCGGAACGTCCGCCTCGTCGAGCGCCACCTCGACACCGGTCAGTAG
- a CDS encoding zinc metalloprotease: protein MSGPRPRRRETPELVAAEREGALDLRVDVGVLVAHGPGTDPEGLRAFAARAAEDAVDELASATDVSWRFYLGDAAQLADHDRRRPSEFLDRAADRMVQGPYDTVVVVTDVPLVSSRERFVPGLASPLARVAVVSTRQLRTGSRDRPERPLDDEAVRWNAATLLVHLVGHVLGARHRDADGGVMEPFRFDPDRRAVPPVDADVETRLHRIAGEIPAAEARPRGPASRLAFHGRSAVRNAGRVARALVESRAPLLPLSLPKLSTAAVTPTLVIVFSAESWDVGFHMGNATAALFAAASVLVAALYLLFAQNLTFPRKRHRVVTEHTALVNVTVFLVLLLAMLGLFALVWAIILVIELVVFPPNLMSDWPSLEDPTVGVVDLVRTGAFISTIGVLSGALAGGLESKTIVSHLTLFLDRP, encoded by the coding sequence ATGAGTGGACCCCGGCCCCGCCGGCGCGAGACGCCCGAACTGGTCGCGGCCGAGCGCGAGGGTGCCCTCGATCTGCGGGTCGACGTCGGGGTGCTGGTCGCTCACGGTCCCGGGACCGACCCCGAGGGGCTCCGCGCCTTCGCCGCGCGGGCGGCCGAGGACGCGGTCGACGAACTGGCGTCGGCGACCGACGTCTCCTGGCGGTTCTACCTCGGCGACGCCGCGCAACTCGCCGACCACGACCGGCGCAGGCCCTCGGAGTTCCTCGACCGCGCGGCCGACCGGATGGTTCAGGGGCCGTACGACACGGTCGTCGTCGTGACCGACGTCCCCCTCGTGTCGAGCAGGGAGCGCTTCGTCCCGGGGCTCGCGTCCCCGCTCGCGCGCGTCGCCGTGGTGTCGACCCGCCAGCTCCGCACCGGTTCGCGGGACCGCCCCGAGCGCCCGCTCGACGACGAGGCCGTCCGATGGAACGCGGCGACGTTGCTGGTCCACCTCGTCGGCCACGTGCTCGGCGCTCGACACCGCGATGCGGACGGCGGCGTCATGGAGCCGTTCCGGTTCGACCCCGACCGGCGGGCCGTCCCGCCCGTCGACGCCGACGTCGAGACACGCCTGCACCGGATCGCCGGGGAGATACCCGCGGCCGAAGCCCGTCCCCGGGGGCCGGCGTCCCGGCTCGCGTTCCACGGGCGAAGCGCCGTCCGGAACGCCGGTCGAGTCGCGCGTGCGCTCGTCGAGAGCCGGGCTCCCCTGTTGCCGCTCTCCCTCCCGAAACTGTCGACCGCGGCGGTGACGCCGACGCTGGTCATCGTGTTCAGCGCCGAGTCCTGGGACGTCGGCTTCCACATGGGCAACGCGACCGCCGCGCTGTTCGCGGCCGCGAGCGTCCTCGTCGCCGCCCTCTACCTCCTCTTCGCGCAGAACCTCACCTTCCCCCGGAAGCGCCACCGGGTGGTCACCGAACACACCGCGCTCGTCAACGTCACCGTCTTTCTCGTCCTCCTGTTGGCGATGCTCGGCCTGTTCGCGCTCGTGTGGGCGATCATCCTCGTCATCGAACTGGTCGTCTTCCCGCCGAACCTGATGTCCGACTGGCCGAGCCTCGAGGACCCTACGGTGGGGGTCGTCGACCTCGTCCGGACGGGCGCGTTCATCAGTACCATCGGCGTCCTCTCGGGCGCGCTGGCGGGCGGGCTGGAGAGCAAGACCATCGTCAGCCACCTCACGCTGTTTCTCGACCGGCCGTAG